The Halobacterium sp. CBA1132 genome has a segment encoding these proteins:
- a CDS encoding fumarylacetoacetate hydrolase family protein translates to MRLARLQTDDGIVAGEYRDGVVTTDDAEYVVGEDGALVAPCDPSALYCVGRNYAETLDQMDYERPDQPDFFIKPPVSVVGHGADVPYPTFTDELTYAGELAAVVGETCHRVDESEVEDVLRGFTIMNDLDALDQPGRTARKAFDRSGPLGPWVETDLDPRGIDMHTDVAGERRQEANTELMLFDPYEVVSFLSERFTFHPGDVIAFGSPANPGLVEPGDTVEITYEGVGTLENTIVEPAAQN, encoded by the coding sequence ATGCGACTCGCACGACTCCAGACCGACGACGGCATCGTGGCGGGCGAGTACCGCGACGGCGTCGTCACCACCGACGACGCCGAGTACGTCGTCGGCGAGGACGGCGCGCTCGTGGCGCCCTGCGACCCGTCGGCCCTATACTGCGTCGGCCGCAACTACGCCGAGACGCTCGACCAGATGGACTACGAGCGCCCCGACCAGCCGGACTTCTTCATCAAGCCGCCCGTGTCGGTGGTCGGCCACGGCGCCGACGTCCCGTACCCGACGTTCACGGACGAACTGACGTACGCGGGCGAACTCGCGGCCGTCGTCGGCGAGACGTGCCACCGCGTCGACGAGAGCGAGGTCGAGGACGTGCTCCGCGGGTTCACCATCATGAACGACCTCGACGCGCTCGACCAACCTGGTCGCACCGCGCGCAAGGCCTTCGACCGCTCCGGGCCGCTCGGCCCGTGGGTCGAGACGGACCTCGACCCGCGCGGCATCGACATGCACACCGACGTCGCGGGCGAACGCCGGCAGGAAGCCAACACCGAACTGATGCTGTTCGACCCCTACGAGGTCGTGTCGTTCCTCTCCGAGCGGTTCACGTTCCACCCCGGCGACGTCATCGCGTTCGGCAGCCCCGCGAACCCGGGGCTCGTCGAACCCGGCGACACCGTCGAAATCACCTACGAGGGCGTCGGCACGCTCGAAAATACGATTGTCGAACCAGCCGCCCAGAACTGA
- a CDS encoding acyl-CoA dehydrogenase family protein, whose translation MNLLSEDIVPEHALDVKRDAREFSEEHIAPNAEEFYRTGDYPWEILEAGMDAGLVAQDIGEEYGGRGLDLEQMLAIAEEFYRADAGIALTLQLASFGAEMLEEYGTEDQKDEYLRPVAANDQITGLAVSEPDVGSDLAGMHTTADADGDEYVLNGEKYWIGNGVEADWVTVYAKTGDTGDRYMDYSLFIVPTDADGYVAEHIPEKMGMRASKQAHIVFDDCRIPEENLIGSEGAGFMMLADFFNHGRVVVGGHGLGLAAAALEEAWDFVHEREEFGRHVADFQAVQHGLADMRLEFEAARALNYRAANKVKNYDEPGLWAAMAKTKSTEVAVDNAEQGMQFHGGRSILTDRRIARVYRDARIPVIYEGANEIQRNLIYRQSGEQQ comes from the coding sequence CTGAACCTGCTCTCCGAGGACATCGTCCCCGAGCACGCGCTGGACGTCAAACGCGACGCCCGCGAGTTCTCCGAGGAGCACATCGCGCCGAACGCCGAAGAGTTCTACCGGACCGGCGACTACCCGTGGGAGATTCTGGAGGCCGGCATGGACGCCGGACTCGTCGCCCAAGACATCGGCGAGGAGTACGGCGGCCGCGGCCTCGACCTCGAACAGATGCTGGCAATCGCCGAGGAGTTCTACCGCGCGGACGCCGGCATCGCGCTGACCCTCCAGCTCGCGAGCTTCGGCGCGGAGATGCTCGAAGAGTACGGCACCGAAGACCAGAAAGACGAGTACCTCCGCCCGGTCGCGGCGAACGACCAGATTACGGGGCTTGCGGTCTCCGAGCCCGACGTCGGGTCCGACCTCGCGGGGATGCACACGACCGCCGACGCGGACGGCGACGAGTACGTCCTGAACGGCGAGAAGTACTGGATCGGGAACGGCGTCGAAGCCGACTGGGTGACGGTGTACGCCAAGACCGGCGACACCGGCGACCGCTACATGGACTACTCGCTTTTCATCGTGCCCACGGACGCCGACGGGTACGTGGCCGAGCACATCCCCGAGAAGATGGGGATGCGGGCGTCCAAGCAAGCCCACATCGTCTTCGACGACTGCCGGATTCCCGAGGAGAACCTCATCGGCAGCGAGGGAGCCGGGTTCATGATGCTCGCGGACTTCTTCAACCACGGCCGCGTCGTCGTCGGCGGGCACGGCCTCGGTCTCGCCGCCGCCGCGCTCGAAGAAGCGTGGGACTTCGTCCACGAGCGCGAGGAGTTCGGCCGCCACGTCGCGGACTTCCAGGCCGTCCAGCACGGCCTCGCGGACATGCGCCTCGAATTCGAGGCCGCGCGCGCGCTGAACTACCGCGCCGCCAACAAGGTCAAAAACTACGACGAACCCGGCCTGTGGGCGGCGATGGCGAAGACGAAGTCCACGGAGGTCGCCGTCGACAACGCCGAACAGGGGATGCAGTTCCACGGCGGGCGCTCGATTCTCACCGACCGCCGCATCGCCCGCGTCTATCGCGACGCCCGCATCCCGGTCATCTACGAGGGCGCCAACGAGATTCAGCGGAACCTCATCTATAGGCAGAGTGGCGAACAGCAGTGA
- a CDS encoding PHP-associated domain-containing protein: MPTTRVDLHVKVLDDEAVRRAKAAGVDVLVYAPHFTRLPEVRERAAEFSDDELLVVPGREVFTGSWRDRKHVLAVGLDDPVPDFVTLDGAFAAFREQGAAVLAPHPEFLTVSLTADEIERFREDVDAVETYNPKHFAWDDDRARALSNGYDIPGFASSYAHRSPTVGGVWTEFDADIQSEADLVDALTGGVPRRTYHQRSPRFRARELVEKAHLAYENTWEKVDRILLSGMEPTHPRHIAYGGKFDDVAVY; the protein is encoded by the coding sequence GTGCCGACGACACGGGTCGACCTCCACGTGAAGGTACTCGACGACGAGGCCGTGCGCCGCGCGAAGGCGGCCGGCGTCGACGTGCTGGTGTACGCCCCGCACTTCACGCGGCTGCCGGAGGTCCGCGAGCGCGCCGCCGAGTTCTCCGACGACGAGCTGCTGGTGGTCCCCGGCCGCGAGGTGTTCACCGGGTCGTGGCGGGACCGCAAGCACGTCCTCGCCGTCGGTCTCGACGACCCGGTACCGGACTTCGTGACGCTGGACGGTGCGTTCGCGGCGTTCCGCGAGCAGGGCGCTGCGGTGCTGGCGCCCCACCCCGAGTTCTTGACGGTGAGTCTCACGGCCGACGAAATCGAGCGGTTCCGCGAGGACGTCGACGCCGTGGAGACGTACAATCCGAAGCACTTCGCGTGGGACGACGACCGAGCGCGAGCGCTCTCGAACGGCTACGACATCCCCGGGTTCGCGTCCTCGTACGCCCACCGCTCGCCGACCGTGGGCGGCGTCTGGACGGAGTTCGACGCCGACATCCAGTCGGAAGCGGACCTCGTGGACGCTCTCACGGGCGGCGTCCCGCGGCGGACCTACCACCAGCGCAGCCCCCGATTCCGGGCGCGCGAACTGGTGGAGAAAGCCCACCTCGCGTACGAGAACACGTGGGAGAAAGTCGACCGCATCCTCCTCTCGGGGATGGAACCCACCCACCCCCGCCACATCGCGTACGGCGGGAAGTTCGACGACGTCGCCGTCTACTAG
- a CDS encoding metal-dependent hydrolase, producing the protein MNKGDHILNGILLAIGLGYVLYPSGGVETLHTIAAVLIPVVLGALFPDVDTDFGKHRKTLHNIPVLALLYVFPMYFGGNLQYVWIGIATHYVLDVVGSKRGIALFYPLSDQEYGLPIGVTTVSKYASTVTVVITLVELAVIAVVVHVAPQYVPTDAVSSLF; encoded by the coding sequence ATGAACAAGGGCGACCACATCCTCAACGGCATCCTGCTCGCCATCGGCCTCGGGTACGTGCTCTACCCGTCGGGCGGCGTCGAGACGCTGCACACGATAGCAGCGGTACTCATCCCCGTCGTGCTCGGCGCGCTCTTCCCGGACGTCGACACGGACTTCGGGAAGCACCGCAAGACGCTGCACAACATCCCGGTGCTGGCGCTGCTGTACGTCTTCCCGATGTACTTCGGCGGGAACCTTCAGTACGTCTGGATCGGCATCGCCACCCACTACGTCCTCGACGTCGTCGGCAGCAAGCGCGGCATCGCGCTGTTCTACCCGCTGTCGGACCAAGAGTACGGACTTCCCATCGGCGTCACGACCGTCTCGAAGTACGCAAGCACCGTCACCGTCGTCATCACGCTCGTCGAACTCGCCGTAATCGCAGTGGTCGTCCACGTCGCCCCGCAGTACGTCCCGACGGACGCCGTCAGCAGCCTGTTCTAG
- a CDS encoding CinA family protein, whose amino-acid sequence MREYAADPPIEEELNDVLPDAGHTVATAESCTGGLVGSLLTDVSGSSDYFDRSLVTYTYDAKLDSGVSREALDEHGAVSEPVARQMAQATRDAAGTTWGVSTTGIAGPTGGSEEKPVGTVYIGVAYAGDWGTQASYTDVERREFDGSRTEVKEQIARRALRKLREEVESVRG is encoded by the coding sequence ATGCGCGAGTACGCCGCCGACCCGCCGATAGAGGAGGAACTCAACGACGTGCTGCCGGACGCCGGCCACACCGTCGCGACCGCCGAGTCCTGTACTGGCGGGCTCGTCGGGTCGCTGCTGACCGACGTCTCCGGGTCCAGCGACTACTTCGACCGCTCGCTCGTGACGTACACGTACGACGCCAAACTCGACTCCGGCGTCTCCCGCGAGGCGCTCGACGAACACGGCGCGGTCAGCGAGCCGGTCGCCCGGCAGATGGCGCAGGCCACCCGGGACGCCGCAGGGACGACGTGGGGTGTCTCCACCACGGGCATCGCCGGCCCCACCGGTGGGAGCGAGGAGAAACCCGTGGGTACCGTCTACATCGGCGTCGCGTACGCCGGCGACTGGGGGACGCAGGCGTCCTACACCGACGTGGAGCGACGCGAGTTCGACGGCAGTCGCACGGAAGTCAAAGAACAGATTGCGCGGCGCGCGCTCCGCAAACTCCGCGAGGAAGTCGAGAGCGTCCGCGGCTAG
- a CDS encoding nuclear transport factor 2 family protein, translating into MTDHAEHVAEYYDAVDDERIDDLLALFADDVVYDRPGQPPIEGKVDLEAFYREGRPLEDGSHTVHDVLVDGDRAAVRGTFSGVQDGDDVEFGFADVHVFEDGVIAKRYTYTDRDTV; encoded by the coding sequence GTGACCGACCACGCCGAGCACGTCGCCGAGTACTACGACGCCGTGGACGACGAGCGCATCGACGACCTGCTGGCCCTCTTCGCCGACGACGTCGTCTACGACCGTCCCGGCCAGCCACCAATCGAGGGCAAGGTCGACCTCGAAGCGTTCTACCGCGAGGGCCGCCCGCTCGAAGACGGCAGCCACACCGTCCACGACGTGCTCGTGGACGGCGACCGCGCGGCCGTCCGCGGCACGTTCTCGGGCGTGCAGGACGGCGACGACGTGGAGTTCGGGTTCGCTGACGTTCACGTCTTCGAGGACGGCGTCATCGCGAAGCGGTACACGTACACGGACCGCGACACCGTCTGA
- a CDS encoding pyridoxal phosphate-dependent aminotransferase: protein MEYEEPLFFRVMEYAAKSDSDVVNMVSGNPDWGSPPALAEGLREYADTGGDQFQYPPSEGLRELREEIAARRQVPVGRVIVTNGAGEANYLGMARALERGAGDEVVMTDPVYPYYPGKTDMLGGEQVFVETAEDGSLDPADVRAAASEDTACIVATTPNNPTGAVYGKETMRELVAVAEEHDAVLVSDEVYDHFDFSGRFTSALEFDSEHRIVVNAFSKSLAITGFRVGYCIAPERHVQPMKSRHMLTNVATSRPAQAAVLHALRETDPDYYEQTRQMLAERVDTFTAALDDAGAEYTEPDGSFYVLARFPEFPGTLENTFELIDEAGVAGMPGSGFGTAREDWLRFALVTPRVEEAADRLADYFASR from the coding sequence ATGGAGTACGAGGAGCCGCTGTTCTTCCGCGTGATGGAGTACGCGGCGAAGTCAGACAGCGACGTGGTGAACATGGTCTCGGGGAACCCCGACTGGGGGTCGCCGCCCGCGCTCGCGGAGGGCCTCCGCGAGTACGCCGACACGGGCGGCGACCAGTTCCAGTACCCGCCCAGCGAGGGCCTGCGGGAACTCCGCGAGGAAATCGCGGCGCGCCGGCAGGTCCCCGTCGGGCGGGTTATCGTCACGAACGGCGCGGGCGAGGCGAACTACCTCGGGATGGCGCGCGCGCTCGAACGCGGCGCCGGCGACGAGGTCGTGATGACCGACCCGGTCTACCCCTACTACCCGGGGAAGACGGACATGCTCGGCGGCGAGCAGGTGTTCGTCGAGACGGCCGAGGACGGCAGCCTCGACCCCGCGGACGTGCGCGCTGCCGCCAGCGAGGATACCGCGTGCATCGTGGCGACGACGCCGAACAACCCCACGGGCGCGGTGTACGGCAAGGAGACGATGCGCGAACTCGTCGCCGTCGCCGAGGAACACGACGCCGTCCTCGTCAGCGACGAGGTGTACGACCACTTCGACTTCTCCGGGCGGTTCACGTCCGCGCTCGAGTTCGACTCCGAGCACCGCATCGTCGTGAACGCGTTCTCGAAGTCGCTGGCCATCACTGGGTTCCGAGTGGGCTACTGCATCGCGCCCGAGCGCCACGTCCAACCGATGAAGTCCCGACACATGTTGACGAACGTGGCGACGTCGCGGCCCGCGCAGGCCGCCGTCCTGCACGCGCTCCGCGAGACCGACCCCGACTACTACGAGCAGACTCGGCAGATGCTCGCCGAGCGCGTGGACACGTTCACGGCCGCACTTGACGACGCAGGCGCCGAGTACACCGAGCCGGACGGTTCGTTCTACGTGCTCGCTCGCTTCCCGGAGTTCCCGGGCACGCTGGAGAACACGTTCGAACTCATCGACGAGGCGGGCGTCGCGGGGATGCCGGGGTCCGGGTTCGGGACCGCCCGCGAGGACTGGCTTCGGTTCGCGCTCGTCACGCCGCGCGTCGAGGAAGCCGCCGACCGGCTCGCGGACTACTTCGCGAGCCGGTAG
- a CDS encoding TRC40/GET3/ArsA family transport-energizing ATPase, translated as MDEIEVEAVDSLDPGVVSDTAEYVLYGGKGGVGKTTMAAATALASANDGTATLVVSTDPAHSLSDTLEFDVPSRPAKVREASPLWAVEIDPDDALSQAGMFGQDGGFAGGLDELLGGAGGAGDDGAMMPGADEAAAVQLLLEYMDDERFDRVVVDTAPTGHTLRLLELPEVLDSMVGRMMQMRERFGGMMDGLTGMFGQDDDEEQAGLGDLDAVEERVERLRDVLTDPTRTDFRVVLVPEEMSVLEAQRLTDRLDEFGVPVGTVVVNRVMEPLADAADVPGDAFVAPNHEDCEFCARRWDVQQAALAEAQDLFRNYGVKRVPLLADEVRGERPLRVVAACLDA; from the coding sequence ATGGACGAAATCGAGGTCGAGGCGGTCGACTCCCTCGACCCCGGCGTGGTCAGCGACACCGCCGAGTACGTGCTGTACGGCGGGAAGGGCGGCGTCGGGAAGACGACGATGGCCGCGGCGACGGCGCTCGCGAGCGCCAACGACGGCACCGCCACGCTCGTGGTGTCGACGGACCCCGCGCACTCGCTGTCGGACACGCTGGAGTTCGACGTGCCGAGCCGGCCCGCGAAGGTGCGCGAGGCCAGCCCGCTGTGGGCGGTCGAAATCGACCCGGACGACGCGCTCTCACAGGCGGGCATGTTCGGGCAAGACGGCGGGTTCGCGGGCGGCCTCGACGAACTGCTCGGCGGCGCGGGTGGCGCTGGCGACGACGGCGCGATGATGCCGGGAGCGGACGAAGCCGCTGCGGTCCAGCTCCTCCTCGAATACATGGATGACGAGCGCTTCGACCGCGTCGTCGTCGACACCGCGCCCACGGGCCACACGCTCCGCCTGCTGGAACTCCCCGAGGTGCTGGACTCGATGGTCGGGCGCATGATGCAGATGCGCGAGCGCTTCGGCGGGATGATGGACGGCCTCACCGGGATGTTCGGGCAGGACGACGACGAGGAGCAGGCGGGCCTCGGCGACCTCGACGCCGTCGAGGAGCGCGTCGAGCGCCTCCGGGACGTGCTCACGGACCCGACGCGAACGGACTTCCGCGTCGTGCTCGTACCCGAGGAAATGAGCGTGCTGGAAGCCCAGCGGCTCACCGACCGCCTCGACGAGTTCGGCGTCCCCGTCGGAACCGTCGTCGTCAACCGCGTGATGGAACCGCTGGCGGACGCCGCCGACGTTCCCGGCGACGCGTTCGTCGCGCCGAACCACGAGGACTGCGAGTTCTGCGCGCGCCGCTGGGACGTCCAGCAGGCGGCGCTGGCGGAGGCACAGGACCTGTTCAGAAACTACGGCGTCAAGCGCGTGCCGCTGCTCGCCGACGAAGTGCGGGGCGAGCGCCCGCTGCGCGTCGTCGCCGCCTGCCTCGACGCGTAG
- a CDS encoding SDR family oxidoreductase: protein MEKVALITGCSSGIGAATARSLLDEEWTVVATARDTDDLAALAEAGCDTAELDVTKPAQCRNVVDETVEEHGRLDCLVNNAGYAQLGPLEDVPTRELHRQFDVNVYGPHRLIRAALPHMREAEDGTIVNVSSVSGRVPTPGMGAYNGSKFALEGMSDALRAEVAPYDVDVAVVEPGPVDTSFTDRAESEIQGLDRSGAYETLYSFFEDASAVNGVGAVAPEKVAEVITEAAVSPDPKSRYPVGTAGRVGVLARFLPDRWLDAGYRLVQRFS from the coding sequence ATGGAGAAGGTCGCGCTCATCACCGGATGTTCGTCGGGCATCGGCGCGGCGACCGCTCGGTCGCTGCTCGACGAGGAGTGGACGGTCGTCGCCACCGCGCGGGACACCGACGACCTCGCGGCGCTCGCGGAGGCCGGCTGTGACACCGCCGAACTCGACGTCACCAAGCCGGCCCAGTGCCGGAACGTCGTCGACGAGACGGTCGAGGAGCACGGCCGGCTGGACTGCCTCGTGAACAACGCGGGGTACGCGCAACTCGGGCCGCTGGAGGACGTGCCCACCAGAGAGCTCCACCGGCAGTTCGACGTGAACGTCTACGGCCCGCACCGCCTGATTCGGGCGGCGCTCCCGCACATGCGCGAGGCCGAGGACGGCACCATCGTGAACGTCTCCAGTGTCTCCGGGCGCGTGCCGACGCCGGGGATGGGCGCGTACAACGGCTCGAAGTTCGCGCTCGAAGGGATGAGCGACGCGCTCCGCGCGGAGGTCGCGCCCTACGACGTCGATGTCGCCGTCGTCGAACCCGGGCCGGTCGACACCTCGTTCACCGACCGCGCCGAGAGCGAGATTCAGGGGCTCGACCGCAGCGGCGCCTACGAGACGCTGTACTCGTTCTTCGAGGACGCCAGCGCGGTCAACGGCGTCGGCGCGGTCGCGCCCGAGAAGGTCGCTGAAGTCATCACGGAAGCCGCGGTCAGCCCCGACCCGAAGTCCCGCTACCCCGTGGGGACGGCGGGCCGCGTCGGCGTGCTCGCGCGCTTCCTCCCGGACCGCTGGCTGGACGCCGGCTACCGGCTCGTCCAGCGGTTCTCCTGA
- a CDS encoding endonuclease V, translated as MDVVRPEFLPDPDRSHEEMEDLQREIAAAAAFEDDFDFEVAALELDESPTDAPTAAESVGEQVTLTDSDAPVVVGVDQAFVGDDYSVSAAVAIRDGRVVERAAGRAELEIPYIPGLLAFREGDAIVDALESLSVAPDVLILDGSGRIHFRQAGLATHVGVLFDAPAVGVAKNLLCGTPRESLDDPLPEGARVAIEAGDSMDAPDGTVVGYAYQSRQYPNPETRHVNPLVVSPGHRVDAETTVDIVEATCTGYKLPAPTRLADQYADDLKD; from the coding sequence ATGGACGTCGTTCGCCCCGAGTTCCTCCCGGACCCCGACCGCTCCCACGAGGAGATGGAGGACCTCCAGCGCGAGATAGCGGCCGCGGCGGCCTTCGAGGACGACTTCGACTTCGAGGTGGCGGCCCTCGAACTGGACGAGTCGCCGACGGACGCGCCGACGGCCGCCGAGAGCGTCGGCGAACAGGTCACGCTCACCGACAGCGACGCGCCCGTGGTCGTCGGCGTCGACCAAGCGTTCGTCGGGGACGACTACTCCGTGAGCGCCGCGGTGGCGATTCGCGACGGCCGCGTCGTCGAGCGCGCCGCCGGCCGCGCGGAACTGGAAATCCCCTACATCCCCGGCCTGCTGGCGTTCCGCGAGGGCGACGCCATCGTGGACGCGCTCGAATCGCTGTCCGTGGCGCCGGACGTGCTCATCCTCGACGGCAGCGGCCGCATCCACTTCCGACAGGCGGGGCTGGCGACCCACGTCGGCGTTCTCTTCGACGCGCCGGCCGTCGGCGTCGCGAAGAACCTGCTCTGCGGGACGCCCCGTGAGTCACTCGACGACCCGCTGCCGGAGGGCGCCCGGGTTGCCATCGAAGCCGGCGACTCGATGGACGCGCCCGACGGGACCGTCGTCGGGTACGCCTACCAGTCCCGGCAGTACCCGAACCCCGAGACGCGACACGTCAACCCTCTCGTCGTGAGTCCCGGTCACCGCGTCGACGCCGAAACGACCGTCGACATCGTCGAAGCGACCTGCACGGGGTACAAGCTCCCCGCGCCGACGCGGCTCGCCGACCAGTACGCGGACGACCTGAAGGACTGA
- a CDS encoding rhomboid family intramembrane serine protease translates to MATCDRCGDKESMPYQCRLCGGTFCSKHRLPENHDCPGLDEWNDPGGVFDSGFDDSVTQSSESGGLAAKVPFDTGPGGVLGYFRGNVSFALLAAMWLTFVVQYAVAPALGIAPNSAQWLNLFTINTTQPLAVWTWVTSVFSHGGFGHIVLNSIVLYFFGPVVEKRIGSAKFVGLFVVAGALAGLAQVGAALVMNPGWYGETLTRFTGSAVLGASGAIAALMGVLTVLNPNLRIYLYFVIPMPLWLATLLFAGYSIFVSTVGGGIGGGGVAQFAHLAGLALGVLYGVKLKREGERAPKQLQFGGGGPGGPGGPGRRRP, encoded by the coding sequence ATGGCGACGTGTGACCGGTGTGGCGACAAGGAGTCGATGCCGTACCAGTGTCGGCTCTGCGGCGGCACGTTCTGCTCGAAACACAGGCTCCCGGAGAACCACGACTGTCCGGGCCTCGACGAGTGGAACGACCCCGGCGGCGTCTTCGACAGCGGGTTCGACGACAGCGTGACCCAGTCCAGCGAGAGCGGCGGCCTCGCCGCGAAAGTCCCCTTCGACACGGGGCCGGGCGGCGTGCTCGGCTACTTCCGCGGGAACGTCTCGTTCGCGCTGCTGGCGGCGATGTGGCTGACGTTCGTCGTGCAGTACGCCGTCGCGCCCGCGCTGGGAATCGCGCCGAACTCCGCGCAGTGGCTCAACCTCTTCACCATCAACACGACCCAGCCGCTGGCCGTCTGGACGTGGGTGACGTCGGTGTTCTCCCACGGCGGCTTCGGCCACATCGTGTTGAACAGCATCGTGCTGTACTTCTTCGGCCCCGTGGTCGAGAAGCGCATCGGCTCCGCGAAGTTCGTCGGCCTGTTCGTGGTGGCGGGCGCGCTCGCCGGCCTCGCGCAGGTCGGCGCGGCGCTCGTGATGAACCCCGGGTGGTACGGCGAGACGCTGACCCGGTTCACGGGCTCGGCAGTGCTGGGTGCGAGCGGCGCCATCGCGGCGCTGATGGGCGTGCTCACGGTTCTGAACCCGAACCTCCGCATCTACCTCTACTTCGTCATCCCGATGCCGCTGTGGCTCGCGACGCTGCTGTTCGCGGGGTACTCCATCTTCGTGTCGACGGTCGGCGGCGGCATCGGTGGGGGCGGCGTCGCGCAGTTCGCGCACCTCGCGGGCCTCGCGCTCGGCGTACTGTACGGCGTGAAGCTCAAGCGCGAGGGCGAGCGCGCGCCCAAGCAACTCCAGTTCGGCGGCGGCGGCCCCGGCGGGCCGGGCGGCCCCGGTCGCCGGCGGCCCTGA
- a CDS encoding ABC transporter permease: MSRLARIRAEAAATYRTFLRRRTAVFFTFFFPVLLIVIFAGLVRTTSGSGGLFTEPTAYYVPAYLATVVLFTPLSRVGSTVARHREGNRFEKLSTTPLTRAEWLAAHTLVNVALIAAACAVLLVALLATGASFTLSPWLAVLVPATSVAFCGVGAVIGSLADGQDGAIAASNGIALPVLFLSETFVQPELFPAWFRPIVDLSPLAYFARGVRAATYTGGDVTTNAAVVVVLAVVAFAVGTLAIPWTE; the protein is encoded by the coding sequence ATGAGCCGGCTGGCTCGCATCCGCGCGGAAGCCGCTGCGACCTACCGGACGTTCCTGCGCCGGCGGACGGCGGTGTTTTTCACGTTCTTCTTCCCGGTGTTGCTCATCGTCATCTTCGCCGGACTCGTCCGCACCACGTCGGGCAGCGGCGGCCTGTTCACGGAGCCGACCGCGTACTACGTCCCTGCGTATCTCGCGACGGTCGTGCTGTTCACGCCGCTGTCGCGGGTCGGGAGCACCGTCGCGCGACACCGCGAGGGCAACCGCTTCGAGAAGCTCTCGACGACGCCGCTGACGCGCGCGGAGTGGCTGGCCGCGCACACGCTCGTGAACGTCGCGCTCATCGCGGCGGCGTGCGCGGTGCTGTTGGTGGCGCTGCTCGCGACGGGCGCGTCGTTCACGCTCTCCCCGTGGCTGGCCGTGCTCGTGCCCGCCACGTCGGTGGCGTTCTGCGGCGTCGGCGCGGTCATCGGGAGTCTCGCGGACGGACAGGACGGCGCCATCGCCGCGAGCAACGGCATCGCGTTGCCGGTGCTCTTCCTCTCGGAGACGTTCGTCCAACCCGAACTGTTCCCCGCGTGGTTCCGACCGATAGTGGACCTCTCGCCGCTGGCGTACTTCGCTCGCGGCGTCCGCGCGGCGACGTACACCGGGGGCGACGTGACGACGAACGCGGCGGTCGTCGTGGTACTGGCCGTCGTCGCGTTCGCCGTGGGGACGCTCGCGATTCCGTGGACCGAGTAG